A region of Polyangiaceae bacterium DNA encodes the following proteins:
- a CDS encoding GldG family protein — translation MAKKPTQKPAPPTAVTPAFKVLAAAGVVAAAVIAVLCNVLVARFYKRWDFTQSGLYTLSPATVETLRGLGEPIEVIVFLSASDPLAVSVRHMLTAYGAETTKLQTRYVDPDRSPAEFLALQQKYGIVAGKTEDGRVVTDASLVIARGERHWFVTTDDMVAYDEEDGRSKPKLEQALTEGIRNVLEKQSTKICFTAGHQEISIDDGGPQGLAELRFRLQKNNYESVLLDLSSPKPGEKLADCQVVAVVGPEVRIPEKVANDLAGYLRDGGNVLVLANPVLDEDNRIQSTGLEPLGRVAGVELGNDFIVERSEEARLPQGLGETFFSLPKAHGITGGLLKGDKARFKVLLSAAQSLRAADGSAALPLLVTSAEAFALKDVRPFVEQGKPVEKAPSDAGGPFTVAYAVELPKPAGSSAAHGPRAVFAGSANLAWGRNWREPTLMGNRLFVESALSWLSARPALVSVPEKQGHDVGLALTEESLGEVLRYVLVYMPLSAAALGVFVMLRRRGKEKRSRAGGERAAEGKRDEPEDEG, via the coding sequence ATGGCCAAGAAGCCCACCCAGAAGCCCGCGCCTCCGACGGCGGTGACGCCGGCCTTCAAGGTGCTGGCCGCCGCCGGTGTCGTGGCCGCCGCGGTGATCGCCGTCCTGTGCAACGTGCTCGTCGCGCGCTTCTACAAGCGCTGGGACTTCACCCAGAGCGGCCTCTACACGCTCTCGCCGGCGACCGTCGAGACCCTGCGTGGCCTGGGCGAGCCCATCGAGGTGATCGTCTTTTTGAGCGCCAGCGACCCGCTCGCCGTCAGCGTGCGCCACATGCTCACGGCCTACGGCGCGGAGACGACGAAGCTCCAGACCCGCTACGTCGATCCGGATCGGAGCCCCGCCGAGTTCCTGGCGCTCCAGCAGAAGTACGGCATCGTCGCCGGCAAGACCGAGGACGGCCGCGTGGTCACCGACGCCAGCCTGGTGATCGCTCGCGGCGAGCGCCACTGGTTCGTGACCACGGACGACATGGTCGCGTACGACGAGGAGGACGGGCGCAGCAAGCCCAAGCTCGAGCAGGCGCTGACCGAGGGCATCCGCAACGTGCTGGAGAAGCAGAGCACGAAGATCTGCTTCACCGCTGGGCACCAGGAGATCTCCATCGACGACGGCGGCCCGCAGGGCCTGGCGGAGCTGCGCTTCCGCCTCCAGAAGAACAACTACGAGAGCGTGCTGCTCGACCTCTCGTCGCCGAAGCCAGGCGAGAAGCTCGCGGACTGCCAGGTCGTGGCGGTCGTGGGACCGGAGGTGCGCATCCCGGAGAAGGTGGCGAACGATCTCGCCGGTTACCTGCGCGACGGCGGCAACGTGCTGGTGCTGGCGAACCCGGTGCTAGACGAGGACAACCGCATCCAGAGCACGGGCCTCGAGCCGCTGGGCCGCGTCGCCGGCGTCGAGCTCGGCAACGACTTCATCGTCGAGCGGAGCGAGGAGGCGCGGCTGCCTCAAGGGCTGGGCGAGACCTTCTTCTCGCTCCCCAAGGCCCACGGCATCACCGGCGGTCTCCTGAAGGGAGACAAGGCGCGCTTCAAGGTGCTGCTCAGCGCCGCGCAGAGCCTCCGGGCAGCGGACGGCTCGGCGGCGCTGCCGCTGCTCGTCACCAGCGCCGAGGCCTTCGCGCTGAAGGACGTGCGCCCGTTCGTCGAGCAGGGCAAGCCGGTGGAGAAGGCGCCGAGCGACGCCGGCGGTCCGTTCACCGTGGCGTACGCGGTGGAGCTGCCCAAGCCCGCCGGGTCGAGCGCTGCCCACGGTCCGCGCGCGGTGTTCGCCGGCAGCGCCAACCTGGCCTGGGGCCGCAACTGGCGCGAGCCCACCCTGATGGGCAACCGCCTGTTCGTCGAGAGCGCGCTGTCGTGGCTCTCCGCGCGCCCCGCCCTGGTCAGCGTGCCCGAGAAGCAGGGCCACGACGTCGGGCTGGCGCTGACCGAGGAGTCCCTGGGTGAGGTCCTGCGCTACGTGCTCGTCTACATGCCGCTCTCGGCGGCGGCGCTCGGCGTCTTCGTGATGCTCCGGCGGCGCGGCAAGGAGAAGCGCTCGCGGGCGGGCGGCGAGCGCGCGGCCGAGGGCAAGCGTGACGAGCCCGAGGACGAGGGCTGA
- a CDS encoding DUF4340 domain-containing protein, producing MQKGLKRQLVNLGLVVAALVLLGVVLWTQGTVTTGEKDARSFNLLSAFREDDITRLTFTRDGKRLVVARVVSGDAGDTTWNIEEPFREEADAYAVDKLLGSLEFARFVRRIKPEEVNRGEFGLDAPSLQLEVEMGKVRFRLGMGKEAASPPGSRYLELRAEGGPESGVFIVSRELVKELDVDAGTLRGRQMLPYTSNQLSHVELVGSDGVRRSLKSAGRDRWRFDGMEGDVRVNRDVFDQVLIQFARTKADHFLEVNDAEAALAGGKNVKLTLTPKEAGRPKAVIEVGGRCPKSDNDVVALRREPDALAACVPSSVLPGLDTEVSALVDRGLFALRKDEVESLRVVRGDRKLDLERKESGFVLRSPVQGDVELETGNRRIDSIVRAQGELLPDAKLAELGLEPAQGKVTLRSSAESDDKVIEEVVELGKPDKDGKLPVRRLADGAVLRVDADAARALEADSTLVRSLKLLDFPSADFRSLEVRGRGIEQKIHREASGQILMDLPKGKRADVALTTNAVDELGGLTADRWVSERDDPSFGLATPELTVKLAYAAGDAGLRERVLTIGASTSGGAYARLDSEPGVFVMPRRAREALDTWFLDRSVFVVTPDVATKVELERNGKKLVLERRADGFVRASGIELAPARVAEISETLIALRAEAALELGPQKPGRGLEAPEVVVRVERTDDGPKSFRIGAGDAWRGQSIHYARAEGVDATYVIAKTKARVLIDAF from the coding sequence ATGCAGAAGGGCCTGAAGCGGCAGCTGGTGAACCTGGGCCTGGTGGTGGCGGCGCTGGTGCTGCTCGGGGTGGTGCTGTGGACCCAGGGCACGGTGACCACCGGGGAGAAGGACGCGCGCTCGTTCAACCTGCTCTCCGCGTTCCGCGAGGACGACATCACGCGGCTCACCTTCACGCGGGACGGCAAGCGCCTGGTCGTCGCACGCGTCGTGAGCGGCGACGCCGGCGACACCACCTGGAACATCGAGGAGCCCTTCCGGGAGGAGGCCGACGCCTACGCGGTGGACAAGCTCTTGGGCTCCCTCGAGTTCGCGCGCTTCGTGCGGCGCATCAAGCCGGAGGAGGTGAACCGCGGCGAGTTCGGCCTGGACGCCCCGAGCCTCCAGCTGGAGGTCGAGATGGGCAAGGTCCGCTTCCGGCTCGGCATGGGCAAGGAGGCCGCGTCGCCCCCGGGCTCGCGCTACCTGGAGCTCCGCGCTGAGGGTGGCCCGGAGAGCGGCGTGTTCATCGTGAGCCGAGAGCTGGTCAAGGAGCTGGACGTGGACGCCGGCACGTTGCGCGGACGGCAGATGCTGCCCTACACCTCGAACCAGCTCTCGCACGTCGAGCTCGTGGGGAGCGACGGCGTCCGGCGCTCGTTGAAGAGCGCCGGCCGCGATCGCTGGCGCTTCGACGGCATGGAGGGCGACGTGCGCGTCAACCGCGACGTATTCGACCAGGTCTTGATCCAGTTCGCCCGCACGAAGGCGGACCACTTCCTTGAGGTGAATGACGCCGAAGCCGCGCTCGCGGGCGGCAAGAACGTGAAGCTCACGCTCACGCCCAAGGAGGCGGGGCGCCCCAAGGCCGTGATCGAGGTCGGCGGCAGGTGCCCCAAGAGCGACAACGACGTGGTCGCGCTGCGCCGCGAGCCCGATGCGCTGGCGGCGTGCGTGCCGAGCTCCGTGCTCCCGGGCCTGGACACGGAGGTCTCGGCGCTGGTGGACAGGGGCCTGTTCGCCCTGCGCAAAGACGAGGTCGAGTCGTTGCGCGTGGTGCGCGGCGACAGGAAGCTCGATCTGGAGCGAAAGGAGAGCGGCTTCGTCCTGCGCTCCCCGGTGCAGGGTGACGTCGAGCTCGAGACGGGCAATCGCCGCATCGACTCCATCGTGCGCGCCCAGGGTGAGCTCCTCCCGGACGCGAAGCTCGCCGAGCTCGGGCTCGAGCCGGCGCAGGGCAAGGTGACCCTGCGTTCCTCCGCGGAGAGCGACGACAAGGTGATCGAAGAGGTCGTGGAGCTCGGCAAGCCGGACAAGGACGGCAAGCTGCCCGTGCGTCGCCTGGCGGACGGCGCCGTGCTGCGAGTGGACGCGGACGCAGCCCGGGCCCTCGAGGCCGACTCGACGCTGGTGCGCAGCCTGAAGCTGCTGGACTTCCCCAGCGCCGACTTCCGCTCCCTCGAGGTCCGGGGCCGCGGCATCGAGCAGAAGATCCACCGGGAGGCTTCGGGACAAATCCTGATGGACCTGCCGAAGGGCAAGCGCGCCGACGTCGCGCTGACCACCAACGCCGTGGACGAGCTGGGGGGGCTCACCGCGGACCGCTGGGTGAGCGAGCGCGACGATCCGAGCTTCGGCCTGGCCACGCCCGAGCTGACGGTGAAGCTCGCCTACGCCGCCGGTGACGCGGGCCTCCGGGAGCGCGTGCTGACGATCGGCGCGTCCACCAGCGGCGGCGCTTACGCGAGGCTCGACTCCGAACCGGGCGTGTTCGTGATGCCGCGCCGCGCGCGCGAAGCGCTCGACACCTGGTTCCTCGATCGTTCGGTCTTCGTCGTCACGCCGGACGTGGCGACGAAGGTCGAGCTGGAGCGCAACGGCAAGAAGCTCGTGCTCGAGAGGCGCGCCGATGGCTTCGTGCGCGCCTCGGGCATCGAGCTCGCCCCGGCGCGTGTGGCGGAGATCTCCGAGACCTTGATCGCGCTCCGGGCCGAAGCGGCCCTGGAGCTCGGCCCGCAGAAGCCCGGGCGAGGGCTCGAAGCGCCGGAGGTCGTGGTGCGCGTCGAACGCACGGACGACGGACCGAAGAGCTTCCGCATCGGCGCCGGCGACGCCTGGCGCGGGCAGAGCATCCACTACGCCCGCGCCGAAGGCGTGGACGCGACCTACGTCATCGCGAAGACCAAGGCGCGTGTGCTGATCGACGCATTCTGA
- a CDS encoding serine/threonine-protein kinase, with the protein MLGPGARIHDYEVWGRLGGGGMGDVWLGRHVVLATPVIIKTLKPELGGSLQERMQRVVTEARLMARITSPNVVRALDVGSHDDIPYVVQEYVDGIDLNELDHARRDCLGLGLPLWFVCDAAAKIAHGLHAAHQQGVLHRDLKPSNLFGSADGSVKLGDFGIAMPTQICEKNLASSAGTLRFMSPEALRQEPLDRRADVYGLGATIYDLRYGSPPFATLPELLESPEEARFPPPRSAEEAYFQHVVARMIAKDRRHRFADLGEPRRALAALGQATQRPTRAARLNEQSLALGQLQVVTEAADIARAEVDGIISSANWQLTMRTGVAESLRRVGGDEIEEEAMRNGQQPLGACIATSPGQLTCRRVLHAVSAWEEASCVGRAMQRALLLAERLGLRRLAILALGTGAARVTLEAAAQAQAAALRWHLSLGGSRLEEVRFVLYDEPKLRVFREVVESELFGLEDDSPLDTGLVSHLKGPPDPTGPTEMDTRRTNRT; encoded by the coding sequence ATGCTGGGACCCGGCGCACGCATCCACGACTACGAGGTCTGGGGACGCCTGGGCGGCGGCGGCATGGGCGACGTCTGGCTCGGCCGGCACGTCGTCCTGGCCACGCCCGTCATCATCAAGACCCTGAAGCCGGAGCTCGGCGGCTCGCTCCAGGAGCGCATGCAGCGGGTGGTGACCGAGGCCCGCCTGATGGCTCGCATCACCAGCCCGAACGTGGTGCGCGCCCTCGACGTCGGCAGCCACGACGACATCCCGTACGTGGTGCAGGAGTACGTGGACGGCATCGACCTGAATGAGCTCGACCACGCCCGGCGGGACTGCCTGGGCCTGGGGCTCCCGCTCTGGTTCGTGTGCGACGCCGCCGCCAAGATCGCCCACGGCCTGCACGCCGCGCACCAGCAAGGCGTGCTCCACCGGGATCTGAAGCCGTCGAACCTGTTCGGCTCGGCTGACGGCAGCGTCAAGCTCGGCGACTTCGGCATCGCGATGCCCACGCAGATCTGCGAGAAGAACCTGGCCTCGAGCGCCGGGACCTTGCGCTTCATGTCGCCCGAGGCGCTGCGGCAGGAGCCCCTCGATCGCCGCGCAGACGTCTACGGGCTCGGCGCCACCATCTACGATCTGCGCTACGGCAGCCCGCCCTTCGCGACGCTGCCCGAGCTGCTCGAGAGCCCGGAAGAGGCCCGATTCCCTCCACCTCGCAGCGCCGAGGAGGCCTATTTCCAGCACGTGGTCGCGCGCATGATCGCCAAGGATCGCCGACATCGCTTCGCCGATCTGGGCGAGCCGCGGCGCGCGCTCGCCGCGCTGGGGCAAGCCACGCAGCGGCCGACTCGCGCGGCCCGGCTGAACGAACAGAGCCTCGCGCTCGGGCAGCTTCAAGTGGTGACGGAGGCGGCGGACATCGCCCGCGCCGAGGTGGACGGCATCATCAGCTCTGCGAACTGGCAGCTCACCATGCGCACCGGCGTCGCGGAGAGCCTCCGGCGCGTAGGAGGCGACGAAATCGAAGAGGAGGCGATGCGGAACGGCCAGCAGCCGCTCGGTGCGTGCATCGCCACCTCCCCGGGGCAGCTCACTTGCCGCCGGGTGCTGCACGCGGTCAGCGCGTGGGAGGAGGCGTCCTGCGTGGGCCGGGCGATGCAGCGAGCGTTGCTCCTGGCCGAGCGCCTCGGCCTCCGGCGCCTCGCCATCCTAGCGCTGGGCACCGGCGCGGCGCGCGTCACCCTGGAGGCCGCCGCGCAGGCCCAGGCTGCGGCGCTGCGCTGGCACCTGTCGCTGGGCGGCTCACGGCTGGAAGAGGTGCGCTTCGTGCTCTACGACGAGCCCAAGCTGCGCGTCTTCCGCGAGGTCGTCGAGAGCGAGCTGTTCGGCCTGGAGGACGACTCGCCCCTCGACACCGGCCTGGTCAGCCACCTCAAGGGCCCTCCGGATCCGACCGGGCCCACGGAGATGGACACGCGACGCACCAACCGAACGTGA
- a CDS encoding ABC transporter permease, with protein sequence MSGTLPIFRREMLSLWVTPLAWVLLVVFLLIQGLSFYSIVVHVSSMTSASIDSGPVQAYFGQSIFLLVSLLLVCPALTMRVFAEERRSGTIEALLTAPVTPAGVVLGKYLATLATYVAMWLPTLLFILILRNTGQVDWRVVGSSYLGVFGVGAGYLAVGTLMSAMTRSQLTAFVLTMLVIFGLFILGIGEYVFDAGLLRDVSTHVSVLSQMDEMSKGIVDLRRLVFDGTLVALPLFVTVRVVDSWRWG encoded by the coding sequence ATGAGCGGCACGCTGCCGATCTTCCGCCGCGAGATGCTCTCGCTCTGGGTCACGCCGCTGGCCTGGGTGCTCCTGGTCGTGTTCCTGCTGATCCAGGGGCTGAGCTTCTACTCCATCGTCGTGCACGTCTCGAGCATGACCAGCGCGTCGATCGACAGCGGTCCGGTGCAGGCCTACTTCGGGCAGTCGATTTTCCTCCTGGTCTCCTTGCTGTTGGTGTGTCCGGCGCTGACCATGCGCGTGTTCGCCGAGGAGCGCCGCAGCGGCACCATCGAGGCGTTGCTCACGGCGCCGGTCACGCCGGCCGGCGTGGTCTTGGGCAAGTACCTGGCGACGCTCGCCACCTACGTGGCGATGTGGCTGCCGACCCTGCTCTTCATCCTGATCCTGCGCAACACCGGCCAGGTGGACTGGCGCGTGGTCGGGTCGAGCTACCTCGGGGTGTTCGGCGTCGGTGCCGGCTACCTGGCGGTGGGCACGCTGATGAGCGCGATGACCCGGAGCCAGCTCACCGCCTTCGTGCTCACCATGCTGGTGATCTTCGGCCTGTTCATCCTGGGCATCGGCGAATACGTGTTCGACGCCGGGCTCCTGCGCGACGTCTCGACGCACGTCTCGGTGCTCTCGCAGATGGACGAGATGTCCAAGGGCATCGTCGATCTCCGCCGCCTGGTCTTCGACGGCACGCTGGTCGCGCTGCCGCTCTTCGTCACCGTGCGCGTGGTGGACTCCTGGAGGTGGGGCTGA
- a CDS encoding MFS transporter, whose protein sequence is MSSGRHSSLRSKTPLPARGRACHLSRVNEAGSKSHPRAAFAHRDFRLYMAARFMTVVGGQMQSVAVGWQIYTFTNDPLHLGWVGLAQFLPMMLFALPSGHVADRFARRNVLLGCFLAAGLASAALSLTSVGAPNLLVLYSLLVVLGTTRAFYGPAASAFLPSLVPKQDFPNAVAWSATNWQVATIGGPALGGIVYGAFGPSVVYAATALCSFGALLLVAGIGARSAPSAEQAPSLSTLLAGLAYVWRQKILLGAITLDLFAVLLGGAVALLPALAKDVLHVGPGGLGLLRGAPAVGAALMAVSLAYRPLRRRAGATMLVSVVVFGLATVVLGLSKSFALSLAALVVLGASDMVSVFVRQNLVQLGTPDAMRGRVSAVNLVFIGASNELGEAESGVTAAWLGIVPAVVAGGIGTVLVVGLCALAFPALRKVDRLQDLRAA, encoded by the coding sequence CTGTCGTCCGGCCGGCACTCTAGCCTCCGCAGCAAAACGCCGCTACCCGCCCGAGGGCGCGCGTGCCACCTTTCGCGCGTGAACGAGGCCGGTTCGAAGAGCCACCCGCGCGCGGCCTTCGCCCACCGGGACTTCCGCCTGTACATGGCGGCCCGCTTCATGACCGTGGTCGGCGGCCAGATGCAGTCGGTGGCGGTGGGCTGGCAGATCTACACCTTCACGAACGACCCGCTGCACCTCGGCTGGGTCGGGCTCGCGCAGTTCCTGCCCATGATGTTGTTTGCGCTGCCGAGCGGGCACGTCGCGGACCGTTTCGCGCGCCGGAACGTGCTCCTCGGCTGCTTTCTGGCTGCAGGCCTCGCGTCGGCGGCGCTCTCACTGACCTCCGTTGGAGCTCCCAACCTGCTGGTGCTGTACTCGCTCCTGGTCGTGCTCGGGACGACGCGCGCGTTCTACGGCCCGGCGGCCAGCGCGTTCTTGCCGTCGCTCGTGCCCAAGCAAGACTTCCCGAACGCCGTGGCGTGGAGCGCGACGAACTGGCAGGTCGCGACCATCGGGGGGCCCGCGCTGGGCGGCATCGTGTACGGCGCCTTCGGGCCGTCGGTGGTGTACGCGGCGACCGCGTTGTGCTCGTTCGGAGCGTTGCTCTTGGTGGCGGGCATCGGCGCCCGCTCGGCTCCGTCGGCGGAGCAGGCGCCGAGCCTCTCGACGCTCTTGGCCGGGCTCGCCTACGTGTGGCGCCAGAAGATCCTGCTCGGCGCCATCACGCTCGATCTGTTCGCGGTGCTCCTGGGCGGGGCGGTGGCGCTGCTCCCGGCGCTGGCCAAGGACGTGCTGCACGTGGGCCCCGGGGGGCTCGGCCTCTTGCGCGGAGCGCCGGCCGTCGGCGCGGCCTTGATGGCCGTTTCCCTGGCGTATCGTCCGCTCAGGCGGCGGGCAGGGGCGACCATGCTCGTTTCGGTCGTCGTCTTCGGTCTGGCCACCGTGGTGCTCGGGCTCTCCAAGAGCTTCGCGCTCTCGCTCGCCGCGCTGGTCGTGCTGGGCGCGTCCGACATGGTCAGCGTGTTCGTGCGCCAGAACCTAGTGCAGCTCGGCACCCCGGACGCGATGCGCGGGCGCGTGAGCGCGGTGAACCTGGTGTTCATCGGGGCGTCGAACGAGCTCGGCGAGGCCGAGTCCGGCGTCACGGCCGCCTGGCTCGGGATCGTCCCTGCGGTGGTCGCCGGGGGCATCGGCACCGTCCTGGTGGTGGGGCTGTGCGCGCTCGCGTTCCCGGCGCTGAGGAAGGTCGATAGGTTGCAGGACCTGCGTGCAGCCTGA
- a CDS encoding ATP-binding cassette domain-containing protein → MIEVERLTKDYGTVVAVRDVSFSVGKGEIVGFLGPNGAGKSTTMRILVGFLGATSGRVRVAGHDIVEDSQEARRAIGYMPESAPLYPEMRVREYLAFRAAVKKVARAERKRAVERAMSLAVVTEMADTVIGHLSKGYRQRVGLADALVANPPLLILDEPTAGLDPNQIREVRRLIRELGESHTILLSTHILSEVESTCDRAIVIARGRLVAEGSIDELRARRRADGAVVTVRGDRARAVSLLEALPGVRRVKARKGDDAELSRVTLTLAKGESNVGAVLEAAVGALCAAGLGVREAGPSRATLEDVFAELTRDEADAAAEQETEE, encoded by the coding sequence ATGATCGAGGTCGAGCGCCTGACGAAGGACTACGGCACCGTCGTGGCCGTCCGCGACGTGTCGTTCTCGGTGGGCAAGGGAGAGATCGTGGGCTTCCTGGGCCCGAACGGCGCCGGCAAGAGCACGACCATGCGCATCCTGGTCGGCTTCCTGGGTGCGACCAGCGGCCGCGTGCGCGTCGCCGGGCACGACATCGTCGAGGACAGCCAGGAGGCCCGCCGCGCCATCGGTTACATGCCGGAGTCCGCGCCCTTGTACCCGGAGATGCGCGTGCGCGAGTACCTGGCCTTCAGGGCCGCGGTGAAGAAGGTGGCGCGGGCCGAGCGCAAGCGCGCGGTGGAGCGCGCCATGAGCCTGGCGGTGGTCACCGAGATGGCGGACACCGTCATCGGCCACCTGTCGAAGGGCTACCGGCAACGGGTGGGCCTGGCCGACGCGCTGGTCGCGAACCCGCCGCTCCTGATCCTGGACGAGCCCACCGCCGGGCTCGATCCCAACCAGATCCGCGAGGTGCGGCGCTTGATCCGCGAGCTGGGCGAGAGCCACACCATCCTGCTCTCGACCCACATCCTGAGCGAGGTGGAGAGCACCTGCGATCGCGCCATCGTGATCGCGCGCGGCCGCTTGGTCGCCGAGGGCAGCATCGACGAGCTGCGCGCGCGCCGGCGCGCCGACGGCGCCGTGGTCACGGTGCGCGGCGATCGCGCCCGGGCGGTGTCGCTGCTGGAAGCGCTCCCGGGGGTGCGCCGGGTCAAGGCGCGGAAGGGCGACGACGCGGAGCTGTCGCGGGTGACCCTCACGCTGGCCAAGGGCGAGAGCAACGTCGGTGCCGTGCTCGAGGCCGCGGTGGGGGCGCTGTGCGCTGCCGGGCTCGGGGTGCGCGAAGCTGGGCCCTCCCGGGCGACCCTCGAGGACGTGTTCGCGGAGCTGACCCGGGACGAGGCCGACGCCGCGGCCGAGCAGGAGACCGAGGAATGA
- a CDS encoding phosphate/phosphite/phosphonate ABC transporter substrate-binding protein, with product MPLRLLTLLLAFVAVLLTGCRRDDERLGAPGAPLVVLLSESHGADAARVRELEQLLAKASGLRIELRVAPSSEDAVRMAGSPNVDAALLSVFEYLFCRQLHGVSAGLRVVRVGGAKAHHGEIVAKSSGPVKSLSDLQGKKVAFVDRYSSTGYLLPSKLLADAKVSVTPLFTGSHAAALAALKEGRADAAATYEDSVKGDPELTVLGKTPELPNEPLFFRAGLPADKRQKLMDAFLSVAATSEGKQALAGIAHVEGFEPATDTEYKGAAVLISSIGKSVKDVVPQGWILTHEAESRPGDLAP from the coding sequence ATGCCTCTCCGTCTCCTGACCCTGCTGCTCGCGTTCGTCGCGGTCCTCCTCACGGGCTGCCGGCGCGACGACGAGCGGCTCGGGGCTCCGGGCGCGCCGCTCGTCGTCCTGCTCTCGGAGTCGCATGGCGCCGACGCGGCCCGCGTACGCGAGCTCGAACAGCTGCTCGCCAAGGCCTCGGGGCTCCGCATCGAGCTCCGCGTCGCGCCCAGCAGCGAGGACGCGGTGCGCATGGCGGGCAGCCCCAACGTGGACGCGGCGTTGCTCAGCGTCTTCGAGTACCTGTTCTGCCGGCAGCTGCACGGCGTCAGCGCTGGCCTCCGAGTGGTGCGGGTGGGCGGCGCCAAGGCGCACCACGGGGAAATCGTCGCCAAGAGCTCGGGCCCCGTGAAGTCCCTGTCCGACCTCCAGGGCAAGAAGGTGGCCTTCGTCGATCGCTACTCGAGCACCGGCTACCTGTTGCCCTCGAAGCTGCTCGCCGACGCGAAGGTGAGCGTCACGCCGCTCTTCACTGGATCGCACGCGGCGGCCTTGGCCGCGCTGAAAGAGGGGCGCGCCGACGCCGCCGCGACCTACGAGGACAGCGTGAAAGGGGACCCGGAGCTGACGGTGCTGGGCAAGACGCCGGAGCTCCCCAACGAGCCGCTGTTCTTCCGCGCTGGGCTGCCGGCGGACAAGCGCCAGAAGCTGATGGACGCCTTCCTGAGCGTCGCGGCGACGAGCGAGGGCAAGCAGGCGCTCGCTGGCATCGCCCACGTCGAGGGCTTCGAGCCGGCGACGGACACCGAGTACAAGGGCGCCGCTGTCCTGATCAGCAGCATCGGCAAATCCGTGAAGGACGTGGTGCCGCAGGGCTGGATCTTGACCCACGAGGCAGAGAGCCGGCCGGGGGATCTGGCGCCGTGA
- a CDS encoding crotonase/enoyl-CoA hydratase family protein, whose translation MSSSLVSFELSDDVALLRMDDGKANALSPEMLDALDAALERAEKEAKAVVLAGRPGRFCAGFDLRHMMAGPDSARALVTRGAEVLMRAYSHPQPLVVACTGHALAGGALVVLTGDVRIGAAGDFKLGLNEVAIGMPLPILAIEMARDRLDPRKLTEATLLARQYAPEAALAAGYLDEVAQPEEVVPRALTEARRLSGLSNLAYSASKRALRRDSIQHIRDTLEANIREFGG comes from the coding sequence ATGAGCTCCTCCCTGGTCAGTTTCGAGCTTTCCGACGACGTCGCCCTGCTCCGTATGGACGACGGCAAGGCCAACGCGCTCAGCCCCGAGATGCTCGACGCGCTCGACGCCGCCCTCGAGCGCGCGGAGAAGGAAGCGAAGGCGGTGGTGCTCGCCGGCCGGCCCGGGCGCTTCTGCGCCGGCTTCGATCTCCGGCACATGATGGCGGGCCCGGACAGCGCCCGCGCCCTGGTGACGCGCGGCGCGGAGGTGCTGATGCGTGCCTATTCGCACCCGCAGCCCCTGGTCGTCGCCTGCACCGGCCACGCGCTCGCGGGTGGCGCGCTGGTCGTCCTGACCGGCGACGTGCGCATCGGCGCCGCCGGCGACTTCAAGCTCGGGCTGAACGAGGTCGCCATCGGCATGCCGCTGCCGATCTTGGCCATCGAGATGGCCCGCGATCGCCTCGATCCGCGCAAGCTGACGGAGGCAACGCTCCTAGCGCGCCAGTACGCGCCTGAAGCCGCGCTCGCCGCCGGCTACCTGGACGAGGTCGCCCAACCGGAAGAGGTCGTACCGCGGGCTCTCACCGAGGCGCGCCGCCTGTCCGGGCTGTCCAACCTGGCCTACTCCGCCAGCAAGCGCGCGCTCCGCCGCGACAGCATCCAGCACATTCGTGACACGCTCGAGGCGAACATCCGCGAGTTCGGGGGCTGA